One part of the Rutidosis leptorrhynchoides isolate AG116_Rl617_1_P2 chromosome 1, CSIRO_AGI_Rlap_v1, whole genome shotgun sequence genome encodes these proteins:
- the LOC139876365 gene encoding THO complex subunit 4A-like: MAGAALDMSLDDLIKNNKKSGDGSGRGRGRGRSSGPGPTRRFNNRGTNRSTPYGGPKAPDAMIHDMFGGTDQPMGNFGPGGRSSAIETGTKLYISNLDYGVSNEDIKELFAEVGDLKKYSIHYDRSGRSKGTAEIVFSRRQDALAAVKRYNNVQLDGKPMKIEIVGLNIVAPNGGPSANNNFGNGYPRSGAGRSGGFGRPRGGSGGRGFAARGGRGRGRGGRGEKISADDLDADLEKYHTESMHTN, from the exons ATGGCCGGTGCTGCTTTAGATATGTCACTTGATGATCTCATCAAGAACAATAAGAAGTCCGGCGATGGCAGTGGCCGCGGCCGTGGACGTGGACGTTCGTCCGGTCCTGGACCTACACGTCGGTTCAATAACCGCGGTACCAACCGATCTACTCCTTATGGCGGCCCTAAG GCACCTGATGCTATGATACATGATATGTTCGGTGGTACGGATCAGCCCATGGGGAACTTTGGACCTGGTGGTCGGTCTTCTGCAATTGAAACTGGAACGAAGCTGTACATATCCAACCTTGACTACGGTGTCTCGAATGAGGATATTAAG GAGCTGTTTGCAGAAGTTGGCGATCTTAAAAAGTATTCTATACATTACGATAGAAGCGGGAGATCAAAG GGAACTGCTGAGATCGTGTTTTCAAGACGGCAAGACGCGTTAGCTGCTGTCAAGAGGTATAACAATGTTCAACTTGATGGGAAGCCAATGAAAATAGAGATCGTGGGATTAAATATAGTAGCTCCTAATGGTGGTCCATCTGCAAACAACAATTTTGGAAACGGTTACCCTAGAAG TGGGGCTGGTAGGAGTGGTGGATTTGGGAGACCGCGTGGTGGGTCCGGAGGCCGAGGATTTGCTGCAAGGGGAGGCCGTGGACGTGGACGTGGAGGTCGCGGAGAGAAGATATCTGCGGATGATCTTGATGCTGATCTGGAGAAGTATCACACAGAATCAATGCACACAAATTGA